The following are from one region of the Stanieria cyanosphaera PCC 7437 genome:
- the fabI gene encoding enoyl-ACP reductase FabI — protein sequence MLDLTGKNALVTGIANNRSIAWGIAQQLHQAGANLGVTYLPDPKGRFEKKVSELVAPLNPTIFLPCDVQDDAQMDATFATIADKWGKLDILIHCLAFADKEDLSGNFSETSREGFTKALEISAYSLTSLSKRAKSLMSEGGSIVTLSYLGGVKVIPNYNVMGVAKAALEMSVRYLAAELGSENIRVNGISAGPIRTLASSAVGGILDMIRHVEEVAPLRRTVTQLEVGNTAAFLCSDLASGITGQVIYVDSGYEIMGMV from the coding sequence ATGCTTGATTTAACTGGAAAAAATGCTCTCGTTACTGGTATTGCTAACAATCGCTCCATTGCTTGGGGTATAGCTCAACAATTACATCAGGCTGGTGCTAATTTAGGAGTTACCTATCTTCCTGATCCTAAAGGTCGTTTTGAAAAAAAAGTCAGTGAGTTAGTCGCGCCACTTAATCCGACAATTTTTTTACCTTGTGATGTCCAAGACGATGCTCAAATGGACGCTACTTTTGCCACTATTGCCGATAAATGGGGCAAACTAGATATTTTGATTCACTGTTTAGCTTTTGCTGATAAAGAAGATTTATCTGGAAATTTTAGCGAAACATCAAGAGAGGGTTTTACTAAGGCTTTAGAAATTAGCGCTTATTCTCTTACAAGTTTAAGTAAAAGAGCTAAATCTTTGATGAGTGAGGGGGGAAGTATTGTGACTCTTTCTTATTTAGGAGGTGTCAAAGTTATCCCTAATTATAATGTTATGGGCGTTGCTAAAGCAGCATTAGAAATGAGTGTGCGTTATCTAGCAGCAGAATTAGGTTCAGAAAATATTCGTGTTAATGGCATCTCGGCAGGGCCAATTCGGACTTTGGCTTCTTCTGCCGTCGGTGGTATTTTAGATATGATTCGTCACGTAGAAGAAGTTGCTCCCCTCAGAAGAACTGTTACTCAACTAGAAGTCGGCAATACCGCAGCCTTTTTGTGTAGTGATTTAGCAAGCGGGATCACAGGACAAGTGATTTATGTCGACTCTGGCTACGAAATTATGGGTATGGTGTGA
- the ntcA gene encoding global nitrogen regulator NtcA, producing MELSLTQNQPLASVFRKIGRSSFPPVVETFERGKTIFFPGDPAERVYFLVKGAVKLSRVYEAGEEITVALLRENTVFGVLSLITGQRSDRFYHAVAFTSVELLSAPIQQVEQSLKENPELSMLMLRGLSSRILQTEMMIETLAHRDMGSRLVSFLLILCRDFGVPTNEGIRIDLKLSHQAIAEAIGSTRVTVTRLLGDLRQENMISIHKKKITVHNPVALSQQFT from the coding sequence ATGGAACTATCCCTGACCCAAAATCAACCGCTAGCCTCTGTATTTCGGAAAATTGGTCGTAGCTCATTTCCACCAGTGGTGGAGACTTTTGAGCGTGGTAAAACCATTTTCTTTCCTGGTGATCCCGCCGAAAGAGTGTATTTTTTAGTTAAGGGTGCAGTCAAACTTTCTCGTGTCTATGAAGCAGGAGAAGAAATTACTGTGGCTTTATTGAGAGAAAATACTGTCTTTGGAGTTTTGTCTCTGATCACTGGTCAACGTAGCGATCGCTTTTATCATGCAGTTGCTTTTACTTCAGTAGAGTTGCTTTCTGCGCCAATTCAACAAGTAGAACAATCTCTTAAAGAAAATCCCGAGTTATCAATGTTGATGTTACGAGGTTTGTCTTCACGAATTTTACAGACAGAAATGATGATTGAAACCCTAGCTCATCGAGATATGGGTTCTCGTTTGGTAAGTTTTTTACTTATTCTCTGTCGAGATTTTGGCGTACCTACCAATGAGGGGATCAGAATCGATCTCAAACTTTCTCATCAAGCGATCGCAGAAGCGATTGGTTCAACTAGAGTCACAGTAACTCGTTTGTTGGGAGATTTACGACAAGAAAATATGATTTCGATCCATAAAAAGAAAATAACTGTACATAATCCCGTCGCCCTGAGCCAACAATTTACTTAA
- the trmH gene encoding tRNA (guanosine(18)-2'-O)-methyltransferase TrmH, which produces MTPERYQKFQQVLNRRQLDLTVITEDVHKPHNFSAIIRTCDAVGVFAIHAVNSRSSMPIYNQVAKGSEKWVACHTHTNIESAVSDLHQQGLKVYAAHLSKQALDYRMIDYTKPTAILLGAEKSGVTQKAADLVDGHIIIPMLGMVQSLNVSVAAAVILFEAQRQRLAAGLYERVHLAPDIYEQMMFEWSYPEVAASYRQQEKPYPRLGTKGEIIIS; this is translated from the coding sequence GTGACTCCTGAAAGATATCAAAAATTCCAACAAGTTTTAAATAGACGACAGTTAGATTTAACTGTAATTACAGAAGATGTTCATAAACCACACAATTTTTCAGCAATAATTCGTACTTGTGATGCTGTCGGAGTCTTTGCTATTCACGCGGTTAATTCGAGAAGTTCGATGCCTATCTATAACCAGGTTGCTAAAGGTAGTGAAAAATGGGTTGCTTGTCATACTCATACCAATATTGAAAGTGCGGTCTCTGATCTTCACCAGCAAGGGTTAAAAGTTTACGCTGCTCATCTAAGCAAGCAAGCCCTAGACTATCGTATGATTGATTACACTAAACCCACAGCTATTTTATTAGGTGCAGAAAAATCGGGAGTCACTCAAAAAGCTGCGGATTTGGTGGATGGACATATTATTATTCCGATGTTGGGTATGGTACAATCGCTAAATGTTTCCGTTGCTGCTGCGGTGATTTTGTTTGAAGCTCAACGACAGAGATTAGCAGCAGGTTTATACGAACGAGTTCATTTAGCTCCAGATATTTATGAACAAATGATGTTTGAGTGGAGTTATCCAGAGGTAGCAGCAAGCTATCGGCAACAAGAGAAACCTTATCCTCGATTAGGAACAAAAGGAGAAATTATTATTAGTTAA
- a CDS encoding DnaJ C-terminal domain-containing protein — protein sequence MQNVRNYYEILGVTKNASSEEIKKAYRTLARQYHPDRNPGNKAAEEKFKDINEAYEILSDPTKRSQYDQFSKAWGKKGFAARNGKSNPFDFGNFANSKTTSGRTATTERDRVRVDASDYRPGTTKRERVVNPGATRRDIEAKLILPLDKAYRGGMERIRLEDGRSLEVEMPPGITNGQRIRLKGQGIGGGDLYLKIAVARHPIFVVQEADIYCQVPVTPAEAVLGGAIEVPTIDGLVKVTVPPGVRSGQRLRLANKGYLDANGDRGDQLVEIQIVAPKEISAEEKELYEKIKQLEQFNPRQNLIKSL from the coding sequence ATGCAGAACGTGCGGAATTATTATGAAATATTGGGGGTAACCAAAAATGCTTCGAGTGAGGAGATCAAAAAAGCCTATCGAACTCTAGCTAGACAATATCATCCCGATCGCAATCCGGGGAATAAAGCTGCCGAAGAAAAATTTAAAGATATTAACGAAGCTTACGAAATCCTGTCCGATCCTACTAAGCGATCGCAATATGACCAATTTAGTAAAGCCTGGGGTAAGAAAGGTTTTGCAGCTAGGAATGGCAAGTCTAACCCTTTTGATTTTGGTAATTTCGCCAATAGTAAAACAACTTCAGGTAGAACCGCTACAACTGAACGCGACCGCGTTAGAGTAGATGCTAGCGATTATCGTCCAGGCACAACTAAACGGGAAAGGGTAGTTAATCCTGGTGCTACTCGTCGCGATATCGAAGCTAAGTTGATCTTACCCCTAGATAAAGCTTATCGTGGTGGCATGGAAAGAATTCGTCTGGAAGATGGGCGATCGCTAGAAGTAGAAATGCCTCCTGGCATAACCAACGGGCAACGAATTCGTTTAAAAGGACAAGGAATTGGTGGTGGCGATCTTTATTTAAAAATTGCTGTAGCTCGTCATCCTATTTTTGTAGTACAAGAAGCAGATATTTATTGTCAAGTACCAGTAACTCCAGCAGAAGCAGTGCTAGGAGGAGCGATTGAAGTTCCCACCATTGATGGTTTGGTTAAGGTAACAGTACCACCAGGAGTACGTTCTGGGCAAAGATTGCGTTTAGCCAACAAAGGTTATTTAGATGCCAATGGCGATCGCGGAGATCAATTAGTTGAAATTCAAATTGTTGCGCCAAAAGAAATTAGTGCAGAAGAAAAAGAACTATATGAAAAAATTAAACAATTAGAACAATTTAATCCTCGTCAAAACTTAATTAAAAGTCTGTGA